The genomic window TTAAGGTTTAGATATATGGTTTCGGGTTTAGAATTTAGGGTTTGGAGTTTGGAGTGTAGGGttttaggtttagggtttgtaGTTTGAAATTTGGGGTTTAAGATTTAGGGTTTTGAATTTGTGGTTTGAAATTTGGGGTTTTGTGTTTAGGGTTTGGAGTTtatagggtttagggtttgaaaTTATGGATTtgttttcaatgtatctaatgtGATTGtgcttgaattgtaagggttgagtgcCCGTTCTACTCCtcataattcattttttgtttataaaaaaagggTTTGGAGTTCAGGTTAATTTCAAACCCTGAACCCCAAACTCTAAACCCTTAATTTCAAACCCTGAACATCAAACCCTTAATTTCAATCCCTAAACCTCAAATTGTAAACCCTTATGTCAAACCCTGAACTTCAAACCCTtaatttcaaactctaaaccccAAACTCCATACCCTAAACTCTAATCTTTAAACCCTAAATTTTAAACCCTAAATACCAAAAACTAAATCATGAACCCAAAAAAGTAAACCTCAAactccaaaccctaaaccccaaatcTTAAACCCCGCACTCAAAACCATAATCCATATATTTAAACCCTTAGTTCTAAACCCTTAAtttcaaaccctaaaccctGAATAGAAAACCCAAATTCCAAACTCCAAACCCCAAATTCCAAATCCCTAAACTTGGAACCCCACACTCTAAACTCCAAACCCTAAACAATAAAAACTAAATCTTAAACCCAAAACATAAAACCTCAAACCGCAAACTCCAAACCCTAAACTTTAAACTTCAATCCTTAAACTCGAGATCGATGCATGATATCGATGTTTGTCTCATATTCATCTGAATATTTTTATGGTAAATGTGTATTTAGCGGGGTTTGGATATTTGtatgtatttttaaatatccatgtatattattttaaaaatgcattttttaattttttttttatagctaGATGAATTTCTTGCTCATCTTCTTACAACACTAAATAatattaacacataaaaatatcaATACACTGTTGTCTCTCACATTGACAACAACATTTAtagtaaaagaataaaaataatgagGAAGTTAAGTTAGGATGTCTTTCAAGAGTAcactttatatttaaataataataagatattTTAGTAATTGGACAAAGTAAAGACTATAGTTTGGTAGTAGATGAAGATAAAGAGTTCGACCACATGGAACAATTGCAATTACTTCACCATGAAGAAAGGAAGATCGCTAAGCGAGCGAAATCTAAAATGCCCAAATCCTATAAATAGTTATTCAAAATTCATTTAGAAGCACTCACTTTGCAGTTTAcattcaaaaaattattcattttggACACTTGGCAGCTAAAGAAGAAGTTAAGGCAATTTAGTCTCTTAAacaacatttttctttcttatattatatagatattatttttgtctacttttgatttaataatttaaaaaatatattcacaaatatatatatatatatatatatatatatatatatatatatatatatatatatatataaattcaaatCAACCTCTTCAAATTTACATTGATCATGCATAATGATATAttgatcatgttttttttacttatatatattgataagaatttaatttatatatactatCAGTCCCGTTGAGCGAGAACCCTTCCACATGGGACTCcctgtaaagttattttacacatgcgtccaacAATATACCACCATATTATGTATGATGTTTAAAAACACgtgatgtggcaacacattattggatgcatgtgtactttttttttacacagtacatacaaattaaactctaTTGATAATGTTATTACAGTAAACTTTCGTAAAATATATGATATTATTTGTTCAGCATGAAATTACGAATAAATAGAAAATGGGAAAAATAATGATGGAAAATGAGTGATTGATAGATAGTTTGATAGGAAATTTGAATTAGgttaaaagagaaagaaaaaaagacaaaaaatatgaaaaagaagagaagtgAAGTTTAGGTAGTATGTTAGAGTTCTTAGGTTCAATCATAAGCttcattgtaaattaaaaaaataaaaatgaaaaaaataaaaagaatgcaTAAAAGTGGAAATTAAATTGTCTGTAAATTTGTCCCATAAGAGTGACGGAGATTCCATTCTAGATTTTTCACTTCTCAGCGTATATAGTTTATGAATCTAGTCACTACactattgaataaaaaataaaaataaagtgtcCTTAATGTTATAAATGAACATAAGACAATGTTGAAATTCTAAGTATTTTGAGTTTAATCGTTGTTATACACTGTcaatgtaaagttattttacataatgaatgtgacacatcatatgttttaaaacacattacatgatgtgtcaatatatagtgtaaaattattttacacatatatccaataatatataaattaaattcaagtatatatatatatatagagatgTATACTATGAgaatggtaaaaataaaatgcaCTTTGAACCAATCACAATCATGTTTTTCGCCACGTCTCCCCACTTAACTCCATCTTCTTAATATGACATGAAAGATTGAATCATCCTATTGGTTATCCgtgtaaaattaaattacactGATGATGACGCGTTTTCATTAaactccaaaaataaataaataattgtagATTGTCATTCCGCATTTTTTGTTGTGAGGAGTCAGGAACCACCGCATGTGTTTGgtctttattatattattccATGCGTGTGTGTGAGTGTGTCGATTTGTAAAGCGAAGAATGCAGCCATACGGAGATGTTGATTCCACTTTGAGGGCCATCGCCGGTCGTGCCGAGGGATTCGGCCGCCACGCCATCGGTGGTCTCCACGGTGCTCTCTATTTGGTTACCTCCCTTTCAGGCATCTTTCTATTCTCTTTTCCATTTCGTGTACCTGAAGTTTCTATGCatcaactaactaactaactaattaattaatttaaccaATTTGCATGCATCTATGATCTATATCATTTTGTTTCAGACTTGcaaattttgatatttaataattatatttgtattcaaAAGATCTATCAATTGGAAAAAGGCTCTAGTTGTTAAGGTTGTAGTATTCATGCATTTGTAGAGTTTGAAATTGCATAATTAGAGGAAAATGTAACCATTGTGGTTGCCAATGATGGTTAGAGACATTCCGGTCACACCGGCTGTGATTTGGGCTCTAGTCGATAATTATGTAAATTGGCactccctccggtctcatatataagaaaaatttcattttttacattcatttaataactaatgtatctgacttataatatagaccaaatacattagttattgaaAGAAtcgaaaaaatgaatttttgctGATAAatgagaccggagggagtatgttatACATAATTTCCATTGTGAATCCTCAATGAGGTCGGTGGTTCTCCTTGATCTTACATGAGGGTGTGTCTCCCCTgatctaaattttaatttgaacaaataaaaaataagaggaAAATTTGTTTAATTGTTGCTTCGCTGTGCCCTTTGTATTAGTTAGTGAGGGGCGGAGGAGCTGTTGTTTAGTTTCAATTAAAGCTAAACAAGACGTAGATTTTTCGAAGTTTTGAGTTTGTGTATTTATTCATTTGCATGTGGTTGGCAATCAGATGATGGTCCTGGTTCCCTTCGCGAAGGATGTCGTAGACAGGAGCCGCTGTGGATTGTTTTTGAAGTTTCAGGTACAATTCATCTTTCATCATACCTGAGTGTGTCCTCTAATAAGACAGTTGATGGAAGAGGCCAGAGGGTTAAATTGACCGGGAAAGGCTTAAGGCTGAAAGAATGTGAGAACATAATTATATGCAACCTTGAGTTTGAGGGGGGAAGGGGTCATGATGTAGATGGGAttcaaatcaaaccaaattcTAGGAATATTTGGATAGACCGTTGCAGCCTCCGAGATTATGATGACGGCCTTATAGACATCACAAGACAAAGTACGGATATCACTGTATCTAGGTCAGTGACTACATTTTATCCGTTTTAAATTGAGCTACATCAATAATTTGATTAACTATTCTGTTTTGTGATGAGATTATTCGTTTTTGGCACCAGATGTTACTTTGCACAGCATGACAAGACCATGCTCATTGGAGCCGACCCAACACATGTCGGTGATAGATGCATCCGGGTGACGATTCATCATTGTTTCTTTGATGGAACGAACCAGAGACAGCCTCGTTTGAGATTTGGAAAAGTTCATCTGTACAACAATTACACCAGAAACTGGAAAGTATATGCAATTTGTGCTAGTGTTGAGGCCCAGGTGACTTTGCTGCTATCATCCCGTGcatttcattttcttattttacattCTAATTTATGTGCAGCAATTGTGGAGATAG from Trifolium pratense cultivar HEN17-A07 linkage group LG1, ARS_RC_1.1, whole genome shotgun sequence includes these protein-coding regions:
- the LOC123901694 gene encoding putative pectate lyase 21 isoform X1, coding for MQPYGDVDSTLRAIAGRAEGFGRHAIGGLHGALYLVTSLSDDGPGSLREGCRRQEPLWIVFEVSGTIHLSSYLSVSSNKTVDGRGQRVKLTGKGLRLKECENIIICNLEFEGGRGHDVDGIQIKPNSRNIWIDRCSLRDYDDGLIDITRQSTDITVSRCYFAQHDKTMLIGADPTHVGDRCIRVTIHHCFFDGTNQRQPRLRFGKVHLYNNYTRNWKVYAICASVEAQVTLLLSSRAFHFLILHSNLCAAIVEIADFSKIILQIYSQCNIYEAGDKKKAYEFYTEKAADKEEAKSGIIISEGDMLLNGAQPCLLTEYKESVFHPSEYYSTWTMEPATHSLREVIQLCTGWQSLCRPVDNMVMN
- the LOC123901694 gene encoding putative pectate lyase 21 isoform X2 codes for the protein MQPYGDVDSTLRAIAGRAEGFGRHAIGGLHGALYLVTSLSDDGPGSLREGCRRQEPLWIVFEVSGTIHLSSYLSVSSNKTVDGRGQRVKLTGKGLRLKECENIIICNLEFEGGRGHDVDGIQIKPNSRNIWIDRCSLRDYDDGLIDITRQSTDITVSRCYFAQHDKTMLIGADPTHVGDRCIRVTIHHCFFDGTNQRQPRLRFGKVHLYNNYTRNWKVYAICASVEAQIYSQCNIYEAGDKKKAYEFYTEKAADKEEAKSGIIISEGDMLLNGAQPCLLTEYKESVFHPSEYYSTWTMEPATHSLREVIQLCTGWQSLCRPVDNMVMN